The genome window GCGGAGAGAGCTACAGTTACTGTGACTATATCAGGTTGCACATCATCCATCTGCATCTGCCTGAAGAGCTGAAGAGCTTTATTGGGCCTCTGATTGTCAACATAAGCAGAAATCACGGAAGTCCAAGAGATGAGATTTTTGGAAGGTATTTCGTCAAACATATTATGTGCATCAGCAACATTTCCCGTTGCTGAATACATGCTTATGAGAGATGTTTGGAGGAAAATGATGGGTTCAAAGCCAAAGTTTATGACAAGCGCATGCATTTGTTTTCCTTCTACCAAGGAAGACTTTAGGGTGCAAGCTTTAAGGGCAAACATGAGGGAGAAGCTGTCAATTGAAGAAGGGTTTTTTCTCAATAAGATGCGAAAGAAAAGGAGAACCTTGCTAGTGTTACTGGATTGAAGGTACCTTTTCagagtttggtttgattttggTGGTTTGAGGTGAGTATGGAGATGGGCTTTGGGCTGATTGTTAGTTGCAAATAACTTGGTCACCCTTCTGCCCAATGAAGGGAACCTTCTTAAGAATCTCATGAGGAGAAGGTGGCTTCAGGATTGTGTGAAAATACCACAAGAGCACAAAGCTATGTATACCAAATGCTGTTAGGTAACTGCTGTGGCACTCCTGTAGAACACAACTGCTTGAtccaaaaataatcaaaactgTATTACAAAACTCACATATAAAGTGTTTACTCTGGGAAATGAAAGTTCTTTAGAGAACAAGGATTATTGACAACTAAATACCTTATCTAAAGTTTCACTTCATGCCCATGTACACAACTACCTGCCAGACGGGCTGCATAGTACCACCTAGTGCCCACTGATAACAGAAGGGAGTGGCAGTTCAAAAACTCTCAGGCGGGACTCAGCAGAAAACCTAGAGGGACTGAGTTGACTCAACAAATCTTTGATTGCAATGCACAAGATTCATGGATTGATAAACTGGTTTCAGTAGGCTTTTTATTGCTATTTCATAGACTGGATCTACGCAAAACTGCAAGGATCCAATAATCAGATTTACAGCATAGAAGAGAAAACTAGAACTTTTGGTTAAATGAAAAAATGCTTGcagttttctttattttgaacaCTATGAATTCTGAATGGTTTTTAGTCAGAGTGGGATTCTTGTACTGCACTACCTTCTTCTCAGTAACAACACAAAGTTGAAATCTTAAATGGATAGTGTAGGACCCCAAGGTTCTGAGTTGACTCGATCAAGAGGCTGTACACCTTCTCCACAGAAGCTAAATTAAATGAGATGATTCCCTTAACATTAGGAGCTCTTCAAAATATGTTTGATCCACTAAACATTAGCACCTCACCAGCACAAGAAAGTACTTCCAGTGCACTTTGAGTCCAAGGTTTATTCATAATAGTGGCATGGGCATTGTCAACACAATTCTATTGTTTCTATACTCAGGAGGGCATCGATCATGCAATTTCAATATGACATGGTCATTTCTCTGGCTTCAATGAGGAGAAATGGGAGTTGCTTTATTTCCTCTCTAACACTTCTTTAAAGGATATCACTCTTCTCATGAGGAAACCACTACCCACAACATAATTTATTGCCCTCATTCATCAAGATGTGATGTTTTGTATGACCGAGAAAAAGATCCTGTTACAGGTCATTCAAATTTGAACACCCAATGCCTATCCCTGATAAATCCTCAGAACACCTGAGAGCTGATTTGAGGTATCCACTCTCTTCATAACCCTTAGCCAAGACCCGGTATACACTACTGTTTGGTATGATACCCATCTTTAGGATATCAGCCTGCAACATCATCACATCACGCAAATGCATGGCTCGGAAATGCCCCTGAATAATGACAATGCAAGTGAACACATCTGGTCTTAAACCAGAGCATCTCATATCTGAGAAAAACTTACTTGCTTTAAAAATCCTCCCATCCGTGCACAAACCCTGAATCAGGGCTGTATACATCACATGGTTTGGGGAACACAAGCTTCTATCCAACTCATTAGTTTTACTACCAGTGGTATCAGTTCCAGTTTTCGCTAAGAAAAGTTTGATTGCATCACTAATCCTTCCATCCTTGCATAATCCATCAATTAAGCAACTAAGTGTGAAAACATTAGGATGAAGGCCTGCCTCCTGCATCTCCTTATGAAGCCGGAAAGCTTCTTTTGTGTTGCCATCTTTGAAATGCCCATCAATTAAAGCTGTATAAGCAACTACATCAGGTAGAAGACCTTTGATTACCATTTCAGTGTACAATCCCATGGCAGCCTCCATTTTCCCTGCCTTGCAATAACCATCAATCAATGTAGAGAAGGTAATGATGTTAGGCTCTATACCCTTTTCTGTCATTTGAGAACACACCTCTATTGCCTTCTCCATGTTGCCTTCTTTGCAGTACCCATCAATGAGTGTATTGTAGGTCACAGCATTCGGAAGGAAtccctttttcttcatttcttgcAACAACCCATCTGCTTCTTCCATTCTATCGACACCACAAAGGCCCTTTATTAGTATACTGTAAGTGAAGACATCAGGCAAAATTTCGTGCTTTTCAATCTCTGAATGCAAACTCAGTGCTTCAGAGAGGTTCCCTGCCTTACAGTAGCCGTCTATCAAACAATTATACACAAATATATTTGGAAcaacaccaaaactagccatATCAATCAAAAACTTTCTGGCAGACACCATTTCATCTGTTTTGCAAAGTCCATCAATTAAAATACCAAAAGTCACAACGTTTGGCAGCAGACCATCACCTAGCATTTCCTGGTACAATTCAAGGGCTTTCTTCACATGGGCTATCTTACAGTATCCATCCATCATTGTGTTGTATGTATACAAATTTGGGAGCATACCCGAATTCCTCATTGTCCTAAACATACTTTCTGCTTCTGAAATTCTACTCTCACCGCACAGCCCACGTATGAGAATTGTGTATATCACAACCGTTGGGAAAATTTTCTTCTCAATCATTTCATCAAACAACCTGAATGCTTTCAAAAAGTCACCTTGTCTACAACACCCATCAATCAATGTCCCATAGGTGACCACATTAGGCGACGCTCCGCGCGCTACCATATCACCATAAACTTTCCACATCGTATCAAACCTACCCTTCTTAACCAACCCATCTAAGACCATGTTACAAGCCTGCATTGCCGGCAATACATCCATCTTGTAATACA of Vitis vinifera cultivar Pinot Noir 40024 chromosome 17, ASM3070453v1 contains these proteins:
- the LOC100853899 gene encoding pentatricopeptide repeat-containing protein At5g61400, with the protein product MLKSFPPKSRRIYAKHSSFISRPLSSSPSSSSSDSSPSSLPNSILTCRTANQALELFHSVSRRADLAKNPQLYSAIIHVLTGAKLYAKARCLMRDLIQCLQNSRRSRICCSVFNVLSRLESSKFTPNVFGVLIIAFSEMGLVEEALWVYYKMDVLPAMQACNMVLDGLVKKGRFDTMWKVYGDMVARGASPNVVTYGTLIDGCCRQGDFLKAFRLFDEMIEKKIFPTVVIYTILIRGLCGESRISEAESMFRTMRNSGMLPNLYTYNTMMDGYCKIAHVKKALELYQEMLGDGLLPNVVTFGILIDGLCKTDEMVSARKFLIDMASFGVVPNIFVYNCLIDGYCKAGNLSEALSLHSEIEKHEILPDVFTYSILIKGLCGVDRMEEADGLLQEMKKKGFLPNAVTYNTLIDGYCKEGNMEKAIEVCSQMTEKGIEPNIITFSTLIDGYCKAGKMEAAMGLYTEMVIKGLLPDVVAYTALIDGHFKDGNTKEAFRLHKEMQEAGLHPNVFTLSCLIDGLCKDGRISDAIKLFLAKTGTDTTGSKTNELDRSLCSPNHVMYTALIQGLCTDGRIFKASKFFSDMRCSGLRPDVFTCIVIIQGHFRAMHLRDVMMLQADILKMGIIPNSSVYRVLAKGYEESGYLKSALRCSEDLSGIGIGCSNLNDL